The following are from one region of the Streptomyces changanensis genome:
- a CDS encoding DUF58 domain-containing protein has product MALTGRTALLAAIGSLPVGILAPSWTGMLAVNVPLSLAILCDYALAAPVRTLQFTRSGDTSVRLGEAAAVELTVGNPSRRRLRAHVRDAWPPSSWRDGSKEAASRHEVTVPAGERRRLTTRLRPSRRGDRQADRVTVRSFGPLGLAARQGSHRVPWTVRVLPPFTSRKHLPSRLARLRELDGRTSVLTRGEGTEFDSLREYVPGDDTRSIDWRATARQSSVAVRTWRPERDRHILLVLDTGRTSAGRVGDVPRLDAAMDAALLLTALASRAGDRVDLLAYDRRVRARVQGRPAGEVLPAMVAAMANLEPELVETDARALGAAALTGAPRRSLIVLLTSLDAAPVEEGLLPVLPQLTQRHTVVVASVSDPHVQEMTHSRGSARAVYEAAAGAQAQAQRRTVAEQLQRHDVTVVDATPENLAPALADAYLGLKAAGRL; this is encoded by the coding sequence ATGGCCCTGACCGGACGTACCGCGCTCCTGGCGGCGATCGGCTCGCTGCCCGTCGGGATCCTGGCCCCCAGCTGGACGGGGATGCTGGCTGTCAACGTCCCCCTCTCCCTCGCAATTCTGTGCGACTACGCGTTGGCCGCGCCAGTGCGAACGCTCCAGTTCACCCGAAGTGGTGATACGAGTGTTCGACTCGGTGAGGCCGCGGCGGTGGAGCTGACGGTGGGCAACCCCTCGCGGCGCCGCCTGCGGGCGCACGTCCGCGACGCGTGGCCGCCGAGCAGCTGGCGGGACGGGTCGAAGGAGGCGGCGTCCCGGCACGAGGTCACCGTCCCCGCGGGGGAACGCCGCAGGTTGACGACGCGGCTGCGTCCCTCGCGCCGCGGGGACCGGCAGGCGGATCGGGTCACCGTCCGCTCCTTCGGTCCGCTGGGCCTGGCCGCCCGCCAGGGCAGCCACCGGGTGCCGTGGACCGTCCGCGTCCTGCCTCCCTTCACCAGCCGCAAGCACCTGCCGTCGAGGTTGGCGCGCCTGCGGGAGCTGGACGGGCGTACGAGCGTGCTGACGCGTGGTGAGGGCACCGAGTTCGACAGTCTCCGCGAGTACGTGCCGGGCGATGACACCCGGTCGATCGACTGGCGGGCGACGGCTCGGCAGTCGAGCGTCGCGGTCCGCACGTGGCGCCCGGAGCGCGACCGGCACATCCTGCTGGTCCTGGACACGGGCCGGACGTCGGCGGGCCGTGTCGGTGACGTTCCTCGGCTGGATGCGGCGATGGACGCGGCGTTGCTGTTGACCGCGCTGGCCTCGCGCGCCGGTGACCGGGTGGATCTGCTGGCGTACGACCGCCGTGTCCGGGCCCGGGTGCAGGGGCGCCCCGCCGGCGAGGTCCTGCCGGCCATGGTGGCCGCCATGGCGAATCTGGAACCGGAGCTGGTCGAGACGGACGCACGCGCCCTCGGCGCGGCGGCGCTCACCGGCGCGCCGCGCCGTTCCCTGATCGTGCTCCTGACGAGTCTGGACGCCGCCCCTGTCGAGGAGGGCCTCTTGCCGGTACTGCCACAGCTCACCCAGCGCCACACGGTGGTCGTCGCGTCCGTGTCGGACCCGCACGTGCAGGAGATGACGCACTCGCGCGGCTCGGCCCGCGCGGTGTACGAGGCCGCTGCCGGCGCCCAGGCACAGGCCCAGCGCCGCACTGTGGCGGAGCAGCTCCAACGCCACGACGTCACCGTCGTGGACGCCACCCCGGAGAACCTGGCTCCGGCTCTCGCCGACGCCTATCTGGGGCTGAAGGCAGCGGGCCGCCTCTGA
- a CDS encoding stage II sporulation protein M, with amino-acid sequence MDLDVYVTAHRAEWDRLDHLLGRGRRLTGAEADELVALYQRTATHLSVIQTTTPDPALTARLTQLVARARATVTGTRRASWRDAAHFLTTGFPAAVYRSRHWWVPTAVLSTLLAALIGWWIGAHPEVQSAIAAPDELRQMTRPGGEYETYYSSHPAASFAAQVWTNNARAAALCLVLGAFLCVPVLWILFLNMLNLGVGIGLMSSAGRLDTFLGLVLPHGLLELTAVFVAAGTGLRLGWTVIDPGPHSRRTALAQEGRAAVGMAVGLALVLFVAGVIEGFVTPSGLPTWARVAIGVAAEAAFLLYVYVLGGRAARAGEAGDVEAADRSAELPTAA; translated from the coding sequence ATGGACCTCGACGTCTACGTCACCGCCCACCGAGCCGAGTGGGACCGCCTGGACCACCTCCTGGGCCGCGGCCGCCGCCTCACCGGCGCCGAAGCGGACGAACTCGTCGCGCTCTACCAGCGCACCGCCACCCACCTCTCCGTCATCCAGACCACCACGCCGGACCCCGCGCTCACCGCACGCCTCACCCAGCTCGTCGCCCGGGCCCGCGCCACCGTCACGGGAACCCGCCGCGCCTCCTGGCGCGACGCCGCGCACTTCCTGACCACCGGCTTCCCCGCCGCCGTCTACCGCTCCCGCCACTGGTGGGTCCCCACGGCGGTGCTCTCCACCCTGCTCGCCGCGCTCATCGGCTGGTGGATCGGCGCCCACCCCGAGGTCCAGTCCGCCATCGCGGCCCCGGACGAACTCCGCCAGATGACCCGCCCCGGCGGCGAGTACGAGACCTATTACTCCAGCCACCCGGCGGCCTCCTTCGCCGCCCAGGTGTGGACGAACAACGCCCGCGCCGCCGCGCTGTGCCTCGTCCTCGGCGCCTTCCTCTGCGTCCCCGTGCTGTGGATCCTCTTCCTCAACATGCTCAACCTCGGCGTCGGCATCGGCCTCATGTCGTCCGCCGGCCGCCTCGACACCTTCCTCGGCCTGGTCCTCCCGCACGGCCTGCTGGAACTCACCGCCGTCTTCGTCGCCGCCGGGACCGGCCTGCGCCTGGGCTGGACCGTCATCGACCCGGGCCCGCACTCCCGCCGCACGGCCCTCGCCCAGGAGGGCAGAGCCGCCGTGGGCATGGCAGTCGGCCTGGCCCTGGTCCTGTTCGTGGCCGGCGTCATCGAAGGCTTCGTGACCCCGTCCGGCCTGCCCACCTGGGCCCGCGTCGCCATCGGCGTCGCCGCCGAGGCGGCGTTCCTTCTGTACGTGTACGTCCTCGGTGGCCGAGCGGCGCGGGCCGGCGAAGCCGGAGACGTGGAAGCCGCCGACCGCAGCGCCGAGCTGCCGACCGCCGCCTGA
- a CDS encoding RDD family protein: MSEVVTGDAVVLGLRPARLPSRALALFIDLVVVWAAFLVVSIGLAFATAALDEAAAMAVSIASFLLVLVGGPIAVETLSHGRSLGKLACGLRVVRDDGGPIRFRHALVRGLIGMVEILMSFGVIACVASLVSARGRRVGDVFAGTLVVRERVPVGRTAPVPPPPPWLVGRFTQLDLSAVPDALWLGIRQYLTRMGQLDPAAGRVLAERLADELVARTGTPPPPGVPAAAFLAAVVHERQTRDARRVAPGVGWAGAGVPGSGGSGSGGSGSSGGAGGVGVAGSGFRGGVGSGAGAAVAAGDGASGRAAAGGSDGAGRGASSATGFAPPA, encoded by the coding sequence GTGAGTGAGGTCGTGACGGGGGACGCGGTCGTCCTGGGTTTGCGGCCGGCGCGGCTGCCGAGCCGGGCGTTGGCCCTGTTCATCGACCTGGTGGTGGTGTGGGCGGCGTTCCTGGTGGTGTCCATCGGGCTCGCGTTCGCCACGGCGGCGTTGGACGAGGCCGCGGCGATGGCGGTGTCGATCGCGTCGTTCCTGCTGGTTCTGGTGGGCGGGCCGATAGCCGTGGAGACGCTGAGTCACGGGCGGTCGCTGGGGAAGCTGGCGTGCGGGTTGCGTGTGGTGCGGGACGACGGGGGGCCGATCCGGTTCCGGCACGCGCTGGTGCGGGGGCTGATCGGGATGGTGGAGATCCTGATGAGCTTCGGGGTGATCGCGTGTGTCGCCTCGCTGGTGTCGGCGCGCGGGCGGCGGGTCGGTGACGTGTTCGCGGGGACGCTGGTGGTGCGGGAGCGGGTGCCGGTGGGGCGTACGGCGCCGGTGCCTCCGCCGCCACCGTGGTTGGTGGGGCGGTTCACGCAGCTCGACCTGTCGGCGGTGCCGGACGCGCTGTGGCTGGGGATACGGCAGTACCTGACGCGGATGGGGCAGTTGGACCCGGCGGCCGGGCGGGTGCTGGCCGAGCGGCTGGCGGATGAGTTGGTGGCGCGTACGGGGACGCCTCCGCCGCCGGGGGTGCCCGCCGCGGCGTTCCTGGCGGCCGTGGTGCACGAGCGGCAGACGCGGGACGCGCGCCGTGTGGCGCCGGGGGTGGGTTGGGCGGGCGCGGGGGTGCCGGGGTCGGGTGGCTCGGGGTCGGGCGGCTCGGGGTCGTCGGGCGGTGCCGGTGGCGTGGGGGTGGCCGGGTCCGGGTTCCGTGGTGGTGTCGGTTCCGGGGCCGGGGCGGCGGTGGCGGCTGGTGACGGAGCCTCCGGACGGGCGGCCGCGGGTGGGTCGGACGGGGCGGGCCGGGGGGCCTCGTCCGCCACCGGGTTCGCGCCGCCCGCGTAG
- the ahcY gene encoding adenosylhomocysteinase encodes MTTVDNRQDFKVADLSLAEFGRKEITLAEHEMPGLMAIREEYAATQPLAGARITGSLHMTVQTAVLIETLVALGARVRWASCNIFSTQDHAAAAIAVGPDGTPDNPRGVPVFAWKGETLEEYWWCTEQALTWPDAATGGPNMILDDGGDATLLVHKGVEFEKAGEAPDPSTADSEEYAHILRVLNRTLGENPQKWTRLASEIRGVTEETTTGVHRLYEMHRDGTLLFPAINVNDAVTKSKFDNKYGCRHSLVDGINRATDVLIGGKVAVICGYGDVGKGCAESLRGQGARVIVTEIDPICALQAAMDGYQVTTLDEVVETADIFITTTGNRDIIMASDMAKMKHQAIVGNIGHFDNEIDMAGLARIPGIVKDEVKPQVHTWTFPDGKKIIVLSEGRLLNLGNATGHPSFVMSNSFADQTLAQIELYTKPEQYPTDVYVLPKHLDEKVARLHLDALGVKLTTLRPEQADYIGVKVDGPFKPDHYRY; translated from the coding sequence ATGACGACTGTCGACAACCGACAGGACTTCAAGGTCGCCGACCTCTCCCTGGCCGAGTTCGGCCGCAAGGAGATCACCCTCGCCGAGCACGAGATGCCCGGCCTCATGGCGATCCGCGAGGAGTACGCCGCGACCCAGCCCCTCGCCGGCGCCCGCATCACCGGCTCCCTGCACATGACCGTGCAGACCGCCGTGCTCATCGAGACCCTCGTCGCCCTCGGCGCGCGGGTCCGCTGGGCCTCCTGCAACATCTTCTCCACCCAGGACCACGCCGCGGCCGCCATCGCCGTGGGCCCCGACGGCACCCCCGACAACCCCCGGGGCGTCCCCGTCTTCGCCTGGAAGGGCGAGACGCTGGAGGAGTACTGGTGGTGCACCGAGCAGGCCCTGACCTGGCCGGACGCTGCCACCGGCGGCCCCAACATGATCCTCGACGACGGCGGTGACGCCACCCTCCTCGTCCACAAGGGCGTCGAGTTCGAGAAGGCCGGCGAGGCTCCGGACCCCTCCACCGCGGACAGCGAGGAGTACGCGCACATCCTCCGCGTCCTCAACCGCACCCTCGGCGAGAACCCGCAGAAGTGGACCCGCCTCGCCTCCGAGATCCGCGGCGTCACCGAGGAGACCACCACGGGCGTCCACCGCCTGTACGAGATGCACCGCGACGGCACGCTCCTCTTCCCGGCGATCAACGTCAACGACGCCGTCACCAAGTCGAAGTTCGACAACAAGTACGGCTGCCGCCACTCCCTCGTCGACGGCATCAACCGCGCCACCGACGTCCTCATCGGCGGCAAGGTCGCCGTGATCTGCGGCTACGGCGACGTCGGCAAGGGCTGCGCCGAATCCCTCCGCGGCCAGGGCGCCCGCGTCATCGTCACCGAGATCGACCCCATCTGCGCCCTCCAGGCCGCGATGGACGGCTACCAGGTCACGACCCTCGACGAGGTCGTCGAGACGGCCGACATCTTCATCACCACCACCGGCAACCGCGACATCATCATGGCCTCGGACATGGCCAAGATGAAGCACCAGGCCATCGTCGGCAACATCGGCCACTTCGACAACGAGATCGACATGGCCGGCCTCGCCCGCATCCCCGGCATCGTCAAGGACGAGGTCAAGCCGCAGGTCCACACCTGGACCTTCCCCGACGGCAAGAAGATCATCGTCCTCTCCGAGGGCCGCCTGCTGAACCTGGGCAACGCCACCGGCCACCCGTCCTTCGTGATGTCCAACTCCTTCGCGGACCAGACCCTGGCCCAGATCGAGCTGTACACGAAGCCGGAGCAGTACCCGACCGACGTCTACGTGCTGCCCAAGCACCTCGACGAGAAGGTCGCCCGGCTCCACCTCGACGCGCTCGGCGTCAAGCTCACCACGCTCCGCCCCGAGCAGGCCGACTACATCGGCGTCAAGGTCGACGGCCCCTTCAAGCCGGACCACTACCGCTACTGA
- a CDS encoding cation diffusion facilitator family transporter, giving the protein MSASGGTKAIVAALVANLAIAVSKFVAFLFSGSSSMLAESVHSLADSGNQGLLLLGGKKAQRDATPQHPFGYGRERYIYAFLVSIVLFSVGGMFALYEGYEKIKHPHEITAWYWPVGVLVFAIIAETFSFRTAIKESNEVRGKRSWKDFVRTAKAPELPVVLLEDLGALVGLVLALVGVSLALVTGNGVWDGIGTLCIGVLLILIAIVLAVETKSLLLGESAGIEEVRKIEKAVVDGTTVTGIIHMRTLHLGPEELLVAAKIAVQHDETASQVAAAIDAAEARIRDAVPIARVIYLEPDILKATR; this is encoded by the coding sequence ATGAGCGCGTCAGGCGGAACCAAGGCGATCGTGGCGGCACTCGTTGCCAACCTGGCGATCGCGGTGAGCAAGTTCGTGGCGTTCCTCTTCAGTGGTTCGTCGTCGATGCTCGCCGAGTCGGTGCACTCGCTCGCCGACTCCGGCAACCAGGGACTCCTCCTCCTCGGCGGCAAGAAGGCGCAGCGGGACGCGACGCCGCAGCATCCCTTCGGCTACGGCCGCGAGCGGTACATCTACGCCTTCCTCGTCTCCATCGTCCTCTTCTCCGTCGGCGGCATGTTCGCCCTCTACGAGGGCTACGAGAAGATCAAGCACCCGCACGAGATCACGGCCTGGTACTGGCCCGTCGGCGTCCTCGTCTTCGCGATCATCGCCGAGACGTTCTCCTTCCGCACCGCGATCAAGGAGTCCAACGAGGTCCGCGGCAAGCGCTCCTGGAAGGACTTCGTCCGCACCGCCAAGGCACCCGAGCTGCCCGTCGTCCTCCTGGAGGACCTCGGCGCCCTCGTCGGCCTGGTCCTCGCCCTCGTCGGCGTCAGCCTCGCCCTCGTCACCGGCAACGGCGTCTGGGACGGCATCGGCACCCTCTGCATCGGCGTCCTGCTGATCCTCATCGCGATCGTCCTCGCCGTCGAGACCAAGTCGCTCCTCCTCGGCGAGTCCGCCGGCATCGAAGAGGTCCGGAAGATCGAGAAGGCCGTGGTCGACGGCACCACCGTCACTGGCATCATCCACATGCGCACCCTCCACCTCGGTCCCGAGGAGCTCCTCGTCGCCGCCAAGATCGCCGTCCAGCACGACGAGACCGCCTCCCAGGTGGCCGCCGCCATCGACGCCGCCGAGGCGCGCATCCGCGACGCGGTGCCGATCGCCCGGGTCATCTACCTGGAGCCGGACATCCTCAAGGCCACCCGCTGA
- the manA gene encoding mannose-6-phosphate isomerase, class I, whose amino-acid sequence MDRLSNTVRPYAWGSTTAIPELLGTAPTGEPQAEMWMGAHPGAPSRVTRPTPDGDREVPLTAVIAADPERELGPATVARFGPRLPFLLKLLAAAAPLSLQVHPDPDRARAGHAAEERAGIPLDAPHRNYRDGNHKPELICALTPFEGFCGFRDPVETADFLAALDVDSLKPYVDLLHAHPEDAALREVLTAVLTADPEAMAATVTETAAACERLGGAHAPYAALAHHHPRDRGVLAALLLNHVLLQPGEGLYLAAGVPHAYVSGLGVEVMANSDNVLRCGLTPKHVDVPELLRVVRFTAGDPGILRPEASPSGEEVYDTPVDEFRLSRYARPEGAAPVDLTVPTPQILLATAGTPHVGDLTLAPGRSVFVPAGEPVELSGAGTLFRATVVA is encoded by the coding sequence ATGGACCGCCTCTCCAACACCGTCCGCCCCTACGCCTGGGGCTCCACGACGGCCATTCCGGAACTGCTCGGCACCGCCCCCACCGGTGAACCCCAGGCCGAGATGTGGATGGGCGCCCATCCCGGCGCACCCTCCCGCGTCACCCGCCCCACCCCCGACGGCGACCGCGAGGTACCGCTGACCGCCGTCATCGCCGCCGACCCGGAGAGGGAACTCGGCCCGGCCACGGTCGCCCGGTTCGGCCCCCGCCTGCCCTTCCTCCTCAAGCTCCTGGCCGCCGCGGCCCCCCTCTCCCTCCAGGTCCACCCCGATCCCGACCGGGCCCGGGCCGGCCACGCCGCCGAGGAGCGCGCGGGCATCCCCCTCGACGCCCCCCACCGCAACTACCGCGACGGCAACCACAAGCCCGAGCTGATCTGCGCCCTCACCCCCTTCGAAGGGTTCTGCGGCTTCCGCGACCCCGTCGAGACCGCCGACTTCCTCGCCGCCCTCGACGTCGACTCCCTCAAGCCGTACGTGGACCTCCTCCACGCCCACCCCGAGGACGCCGCCCTCCGCGAAGTCCTCACCGCCGTCCTCACCGCCGACCCCGAGGCCATGGCCGCCACCGTCACCGAGACCGCGGCCGCCTGCGAGCGCCTCGGCGGCGCCCACGCCCCGTACGCCGCGCTCGCCCACCACCACCCCCGCGACCGCGGCGTCCTCGCCGCGCTCCTCCTCAACCACGTCCTGCTCCAGCCCGGCGAGGGCCTCTACCTCGCCGCGGGCGTCCCGCACGCCTACGTCAGCGGGCTCGGCGTCGAGGTCATGGCCAACTCCGACAACGTCCTGCGCTGCGGCCTCACCCCCAAGCACGTGGACGTCCCCGAACTGTTGCGCGTGGTCCGCTTCACCGCCGGCGACCCCGGGATCCTGCGCCCCGAGGCGTCCCCCTCCGGCGAGGAGGTCTACGACACCCCCGTCGACGAGTTCCGCCTCTCCCGCTACGCCCGCCCCGAAGGCGCCGCCCCCGTGGACCTGACCGTCCCCACCCCGCAGATCCTGCTCGCCACCGCCGGTACCCCCCACGTCGGCGACCTCACCCTCGCCCCGGGCCGGTCCGTGTTCGTCCCGGCCGGCGAACCCGTCGAACTGTCCGGCGCCGGCACCCTCTTCCGGGCCACCGTGGTGGCCTGA
- a CDS encoding SIS domain-containing protein codes for MLDESLLDDPEALARADRRGLLRGAAEAGARVRTAARHATEAGVTALQAEGRPRTVLVAGTGTAATGVADLIAALAGASAPVTRLHPSGVAPAAGALRWTLPGWAGPVDLLLIPTTDGSEPGLALLAEQAYRRGVTVVSVAPEGSPIAEAVDGTHGLVVPLAAAPHERYEEEAQQAPGPGALWALLTPLLALLDRVGLFTAPADALEKVADRLDRVAERCGPAVATYGNPAKTLAAELADTLPLIWTEGTAAAPVGRRFAAVLAEIAGRPALAGELPEALPAHGGLLAGDFAAGADPDDFFRDRIEDPQALHARVVLLRDRPVDAGGLTAAPAARELALGHDTAISELEPEEGSELEALAELLAVTDFAACYLALASAGRA; via the coding sequence ATGCTCGACGAGTCGCTGCTCGACGACCCCGAAGCCCTCGCCCGGGCCGACCGCCGCGGCCTGTTGCGCGGCGCCGCCGAAGCCGGGGCCCGCGTACGCACCGCGGCCCGGCACGCGACCGAGGCCGGAGTCACCGCCCTCCAGGCCGAAGGGCGCCCCCGCACCGTCCTCGTGGCCGGTACCGGCACGGCCGCGACCGGCGTCGCCGACCTGATCGCCGCCCTCGCCGGGGCGTCCGCGCCCGTGACCCGGCTGCACCCCAGCGGCGTCGCCCCGGCCGCCGGCGCGCTGCGCTGGACCCTGCCGGGCTGGGCCGGCCCCGTGGACCTGCTGCTCATCCCGACCACCGACGGCTCCGAACCCGGGCTCGCCCTCCTCGCCGAGCAGGCGTACCGCCGCGGCGTCACCGTCGTCTCCGTCGCCCCCGAGGGCTCCCCGATCGCCGAGGCCGTCGACGGCACCCACGGCCTCGTCGTCCCCCTGGCCGCCGCACCCCACGAGCGGTACGAGGAGGAGGCCCAGCAGGCCCCGGGCCCCGGCGCCCTGTGGGCGCTGCTCACGCCGCTCCTCGCCCTCCTGGACCGCGTCGGTCTGTTCACCGCGCCCGCCGACGCCCTGGAGAAGGTCGCCGACCGTCTCGACCGCGTCGCCGAACGCTGCGGCCCCGCCGTCGCCACGTACGGAAACCCGGCCAAGACCCTCGCCGCGGAGCTCGCGGACACCCTGCCCCTCATCTGGACCGAGGGAACCGCCGCCGCCCCCGTCGGCCGGCGCTTCGCCGCCGTCCTCGCCGAGATCGCCGGCCGCCCGGCACTCGCCGGCGAACTGCCCGAGGCGCTCCCCGCCCACGGCGGCCTCCTCGCCGGGGACTTCGCCGCGGGCGCCGACCCCGACGACTTCTTCCGCGACCGCATCGAGGACCCCCAGGCCCTGCACGCCCGCGTCGTCCTCCTGCGCGACCGGCCGGTCGACGCCGGCGGCCTCACCGCCGCCCCCGCCGCCCGGGAACTGGCCCTCGGCCACGACACGGCCATCAGCGAACTCGAACCGGAGGAGGGCAGCGAGCTCGAAGCCCTCGCCGAGCTGCTCGCCGTGACCGACTTCGCCGCCTGCTACCTCGCCCTGGCCTCCGCCGGACGGGCCTGA
- a CDS encoding Trm112 family protein produces MPLEAGLLDILACPACRAPLADRTADETPELLCTGDGCGLAYPVRDGIPVLLVDEARRPA; encoded by the coding sequence ATGCCGCTCGAAGCCGGCCTCCTGGACATCCTCGCCTGCCCGGCCTGCCGCGCACCCCTCGCCGACCGCACCGCCGACGAGACCCCCGAGCTGCTCTGCACCGGCGACGGCTGCGGCCTGGCCTACCCCGTACGGGACGGCATCCCGGTGCTCCTCGTCGACGAGGCCCGCCGGCCCGCCTGA
- a CDS encoding phosphomannomutase/phosphoglucomutase: MTADLSQIVKAYDVRGVVPDQWDEVLAELFGAAFVRVTGADAVVVGHDMRPSSPGLSGAFARGAAAQGADVTLIGLCSTDQLYFASGHLGLPGAMFTASHNPAQYNGIKMCRAGAAPIGQDSGLGEIRALVEDWRDSGAPAPAATPGEITRTDTLADYAAYLKSLVDLASIRPLKVVVDAGNGMGGHTVPTVFEGLPLTLVPMYFELDGTFPNHEANPLDPANIVDLQQRVREEGADLGLAFDGDADRCFVVDERGEPVSPSAVTALVAARELAKHPGGTVIHNLITSLSVPEVVRENGGTPVRTRVGHSFIKAEMARTGAIFGGEHSAHYYFRDFWNADTGMLAALHVLAALGGQEGTLSALVAEYDRYAGSGEINSTVADQAASAAAVRESFAGRDGVTTDELDGLTVQGDGWWFNLRASNTEPLLRLNVEAQDEPTMAKIRDEVLTLVRAS, from the coding sequence GTGACTGCTGATCTGTCGCAGATCGTCAAGGCGTACGACGTCCGCGGAGTGGTGCCGGATCAGTGGGACGAGGTGCTCGCCGAGCTGTTCGGCGCCGCCTTCGTCCGCGTGACCGGCGCCGACGCCGTCGTCGTCGGCCACGACATGCGCCCCTCGTCGCCCGGTCTGTCCGGCGCCTTCGCGCGCGGGGCGGCCGCCCAGGGAGCCGACGTCACCCTGATCGGACTCTGCTCCACCGACCAGCTGTACTTCGCGTCGGGGCACCTCGGCCTGCCGGGCGCCATGTTCACGGCGTCCCACAACCCGGCCCAGTACAACGGCATCAAGATGTGCCGCGCCGGCGCCGCCCCGATCGGCCAGGACAGCGGCCTCGGCGAGATCCGCGCGCTGGTCGAGGACTGGCGCGACTCCGGCGCCCCGGCGCCGGCCGCCACCCCCGGCGAGATCACCCGGACCGACACCCTCGCCGACTACGCCGCGTACCTGAAGTCGCTGGTCGACCTCGCGTCCATCCGCCCCCTGAAGGTCGTCGTCGACGCGGGCAACGGCATGGGCGGCCACACCGTCCCCACCGTCTTCGAGGGCCTGCCCCTCACGCTCGTCCCGATGTACTTCGAGCTGGACGGCACCTTCCCCAACCACGAGGCCAACCCCCTCGACCCGGCCAACATCGTCGACCTCCAGCAGCGCGTCCGCGAAGAGGGCGCCGACCTGGGCCTGGCCTTCGACGGCGACGCCGACCGCTGCTTCGTCGTCGACGAGCGCGGCGAGCCCGTCTCCCCGTCCGCCGTCACCGCCCTCGTCGCCGCCCGCGAGCTGGCCAAGCACCCCGGCGGCACGGTCATCCACAACCTGATCACGTCGCTGTCCGTGCCGGAGGTCGTCCGCGAGAACGGCGGCACGCCCGTCCGCACCCGCGTCGGCCACTCCTTCATCAAGGCGGAGATGGCCCGCACGGGCGCCATCTTCGGCGGTGAGCACTCGGCGCACTACTACTTCCGCGACTTCTGGAACGCCGACACCGGCATGCTCGCCGCCCTCCACGTCCTCGCGGCGCTCGGCGGGCAGGAGGGCACGCTGTCCGCCCTCGTCGCCGAGTACGACCGGTACGCCGGGTCCGGCGAGATCAACTCCACCGTCGCCGACCAGGCCGCCAGCGCCGCCGCCGTACGCGAGTCCTTCGCCGGCCGCGACGGCGTCACCACCGACGAGCTGGACGGCCTCACCGTCCAGGGCGACGGCTGGTGGTTCAACCTGCGGGCGTCCAACACCGAGCCGCTGCTCCGCCTCAACGTCGAGGCCCAGGACGAGCCCACCATGGCGAAGATCCGCGACGAGGTCCTCACCCTCGTCCGCGCCTCCTGA
- a CDS encoding DUF3499 domain-containing protein, translating into MESRRGPLKSAVPSNVVSPVRRCSRTACGRPAVATLTYVYADSTAVLGPLATYAEPHCYDLCAEHSERLTAPRGWEVVRLSDASGPTRPSGDDLEALANAVREAARPQERTAQAGGKTGGRGGDPVEVGRRGHLRVLRSPDS; encoded by the coding sequence GTGGAGAGTCGTCGCGGCCCGCTCAAGAGTGCGGTACCGTCCAACGTCGTGAGCCCTGTACGTCGCTGTTCGCGCACCGCGTGCGGCCGCCCTGCCGTCGCGACACTGACGTACGTCTATGCCGACTCGACCGCGGTCCTCGGCCCGCTCGCCACCTACGCCGAACCCCACTGCTACGACCTGTGCGCCGAGCACAGCGAGCGCCTCACCGCGCCCCGCGGCTGGGAGGTCGTCCGCCTCTCCGACGCCTCCGGCCCCACGCGCCCCAGCGGTGACGATCTTGAGGCCCTCGCCAACGCCGTGCGCGAGGCCGCCCGCCCGCAGGAACGCACGGCCCAGGCCGGCGGCAAGACCGGCGGCCGAGGCGGGGACCCCGTCGAGGTCGGCCGCCGCGGCCACCTGCGTGTGCTGCGCTCCCCGGACTCCTGA
- a CDS encoding metallopeptidase family protein has protein sequence MDSPGAPRPTEPRPRRRDRHGRGMRGPVAPPQVPLSASRGDTFRDLVQDSVERLERRWPQLSEVDFMVLEVPAAQDDSVPLGSSAPATREQPARVVVYRRPVELRAKSRDERALLVHEVVVEQVADLLGLAPESVDPRYGQD, from the coding sequence ATGGACAGTCCCGGAGCACCCCGTCCGACCGAGCCCCGACCGCGCCGCCGTGACCGCCACGGCCGTGGGATGCGCGGGCCCGTGGCCCCGCCCCAGGTACCGCTGTCAGCCTCCCGTGGGGACACGTTCCGGGACCTGGTGCAGGACTCCGTGGAGCGGCTGGAGCGGCGGTGGCCGCAGCTCTCCGAGGTGGACTTCATGGTGCTGGAGGTGCCGGCCGCGCAGGACGACTCGGTGCCGCTGGGCAGCTCGGCGCCCGCGACGCGCGAGCAACCCGCGCGCGTGGTCGTCTACCGGCGGCCGGTGGAGCTGCGCGCCAAGAGCCGCGACGAGCGGGCCCTGCTCGTCCACGAGGTGGTCGTCGAGCAGGTCGCGGACCTGCTGGGCCTGGCGCCGGAGTCGGTGGACCCGCGCTACGGGCAGGACTGA